In one Corallococcus sp. EGB genomic region, the following are encoded:
- a CDS encoding amidohydrolase family protein, whose protein sequence is MGTVLKGGFVVELEPASVERVDLRIEGERIVARGEDLTPGPDDEVVALSGKLVFPGLVNAHHRLSTVLSRGLNRPTPTSYQALLEQVRWPFENALDLDAVQVAATAGGLESIQCGTTTLFDLHASPKAVTGSLLRSARGLHEVGVRGVLSYAVTDRMGAVGREEGLEETVSFARKARGRFRGQVGAGPCFTLGDDALQGLGEALNTTGTGLHFPLAEDPLDERLSTERHGNPPVTRLLNGNLLSPRAMAAHAGHLAWADLAQVLATGTWLLHTPRSNQGQEVGYAPALKFGARASLGTDGTSPDLFAEAQAAYLRSREAGQPIDVLRYLANGHRLASQVFEAAIGPMREGALADLLVLDYLSPTPLTAETLAWHMVHGLGSRHVEAVMVDGVWRVWARRPLSVNPTVVAEQSREAAAAVWARMSSS, encoded by the coding sequence TTGGGCACCGTCCTCAAGGGTGGTTTCGTCGTCGAACTGGAGCCCGCGTCGGTCGAGCGGGTGGACCTTCGCATCGAAGGGGAGCGCATCGTGGCGCGAGGCGAGGACCTCACGCCCGGCCCCGACGACGAGGTGGTCGCGCTGTCCGGCAAGCTCGTCTTCCCGGGGCTCGTCAACGCCCACCACCGGTTGTCGACCGTGCTGTCGCGCGGCCTCAACCGTCCGACGCCCACGTCCTACCAGGCCCTGCTGGAGCAGGTGCGCTGGCCCTTCGAGAACGCGCTGGACCTGGACGCCGTGCAGGTGGCCGCCACCGCGGGCGGCCTGGAGTCCATCCAGTGCGGCACCACGACCCTGTTCGACCTGCACGCCTCGCCCAAGGCGGTGACGGGTTCGCTGCTGCGCTCGGCGCGCGGCCTCCATGAAGTGGGCGTGCGCGGCGTGCTGTCCTACGCGGTGACGGACCGCATGGGCGCGGTGGGCCGCGAGGAGGGCCTGGAGGAGACGGTCAGCTTCGCGCGCAAGGCCCGGGGCCGCTTCCGCGGACAGGTGGGCGCGGGCCCCTGCTTCACCCTGGGCGACGACGCGCTCCAGGGCCTGGGCGAGGCGCTCAACACGACCGGCACCGGGCTGCACTTCCCGCTCGCGGAGGATCCGCTGGACGAGCGGCTGTCCACCGAGCGCCACGGCAACCCGCCGGTGACGCGGCTGCTCAACGGCAACCTCCTGTCGCCCCGCGCGATGGCGGCGCACGCGGGCCACCTGGCGTGGGCGGACCTGGCGCAGGTGCTGGCCACGGGCACGTGGCTGTTGCACACGCCGCGCTCCAACCAGGGCCAGGAGGTGGGCTACGCGCCCGCGCTGAAGTTCGGGGCGCGCGCGTCGCTGGGCACCGACGGCACGTCGCCGGACCTGTTCGCGGAGGCGCAGGCCGCGTACCTGCGCTCGCGCGAGGCGGGGCAGCCCATCGACGTGCTGCGCTATCTGGCCAACGGCCACCGGCTGGCGTCGCAGGTGTTCGAGGCGGCCATCGGCCCCATGCGCGAGGGCGCGCTCGCGGACCTGCTGGTGTTGGACTACCTGTCGCCCACGCCGCTCACCGCGGAGACGCTGGCGTGGCACATGGTGCACGGGCTGGGCAGCCGCCACGTGGAGGCGGTGATGGTGGACGGCGTGTGGCGCGTGTGGGCGCGCCGGCCCCTGTCGGTGAACCCCACCGTGGTGGCCGAGCAGTCGCGCGAAGCCGCCGCCGCCGTGTGGGCCCGCATGTCCTCGTCATAG
- a CDS encoding protein kinase, with product MVSESSISWAGHYRLSARIATGGMAEVYLARAIGPDGQRGPAVAVKRLMPHLVADRRIVQMFLNEARITAQVRHPNVVSILELGMEGAEPFIAMELLEGRSFAEVRQEAAERGQRVPLGITLRVLVDACRGLDAAHRAVDEAGRPLRIVHRDFTPDNIHVGANGAVKVIDFGIAKADALGAGTEPGTLKGKFFYMSPEMIAGRNVDHRADLFAAGVMLYEQLCGRRPFTGMSTDEVLTRISEGRPKPPTAFDPSVPQALEAVCLKALAKEPAARFDSLQTFIAAIEMLGGPAEVAAPAQVAAYLDTLFPPDRDPKRLALRNARLADPSNSGSAGAPGVDVLPPFGVQGVPPWPVPPPAAAPAVSRPRPPPGSHTVSIRGSTRPVTAEVPVTASSPAAQGLASTGLQAAAAQDAGRGEAPASARAPASRGAPRSRRALAIVAGVLALGGLGAGAAWHLRRPDVPPPARLAAAEAATTKEAKVSALDGLGKDVRATAAELARASTLLLDSGAHSQALALAESYAARFPKEAEAHLLAARAATELRMGKRAERAIDEATALAPNDVRAPLALADLRARQGDVPGALTALAKAYAQAPASADVTPRYGQLLSQGGRLDEAAAVLSAWTRQHDDAGSLAELGFVRFRQEKLDDAVALLKRAQRKAPHLAVAHSYLGAVLFRQGDLRGAEREYREAERLAPDDPRALTARCQLHVHEGNAAGVAEVKRTLAERFPDRAPALAAECGGGN from the coding sequence TTGGTGTCGGAATCCAGCATCTCCTGGGCAGGCCACTACCGCTTGAGCGCGCGCATCGCGACGGGCGGCATGGCGGAGGTGTATCTGGCGCGCGCCATCGGTCCGGACGGGCAGCGCGGCCCGGCCGTGGCGGTGAAGCGGCTGATGCCACACCTGGTCGCGGACCGGCGCATCGTGCAGATGTTCCTCAACGAGGCGCGCATCACCGCGCAGGTGCGCCACCCGAACGTGGTGTCCATCCTGGAGCTGGGCATGGAGGGCGCGGAGCCCTTCATCGCCATGGAGCTGTTGGAGGGCCGCTCATTCGCGGAGGTGCGGCAGGAGGCCGCCGAGCGCGGCCAGCGCGTCCCCCTGGGCATCACCCTGCGCGTGCTGGTGGACGCGTGCCGCGGGCTGGATGCCGCGCACCGCGCCGTGGATGAAGCGGGGCGGCCGCTGCGAATCGTCCACCGCGACTTCACGCCGGACAACATCCACGTCGGGGCGAACGGCGCGGTGAAGGTCATCGACTTCGGCATCGCGAAGGCGGACGCGCTGGGGGCGGGGACGGAGCCGGGGACGCTGAAGGGGAAGTTCTTCTACATGTCGCCGGAGATGATCGCCGGCCGCAACGTGGACCACCGCGCGGACCTGTTCGCCGCGGGGGTGATGCTCTACGAACAACTGTGCGGCCGGCGGCCCTTCACCGGCATGTCCACCGACGAGGTGCTCACGCGCATCTCCGAAGGCAGGCCGAAGCCGCCCACGGCGTTCGACCCGTCGGTGCCGCAGGCGCTGGAGGCGGTGTGCCTCAAGGCGCTCGCGAAGGAGCCCGCGGCGCGCTTCGACAGCCTGCAGACGTTCATCGCGGCCATCGAGATGCTGGGCGGGCCCGCGGAGGTCGCCGCGCCGGCGCAGGTGGCCGCGTACCTGGACACCCTGTTCCCGCCGGACCGCGACCCCAAGCGGCTGGCGCTGCGCAACGCGAGGCTCGCGGATCCGTCGAACTCGGGCTCGGCGGGCGCGCCGGGCGTGGACGTGCTCCCGCCGTTCGGGGTGCAGGGCGTTCCCCCGTGGCCCGTGCCTCCGCCGGCCGCCGCTCCAGCCGTCTCCCGGCCCCGTCCGCCCCCGGGCAGCCACACCGTGTCGATTCGCGGCTCGACCCGGCCCGTGACGGCGGAAGTCCCCGTCACGGCCTCGAGCCCCGCCGCGCAGGGCCTGGCCTCCACCGGACTCCAGGCCGCGGCGGCCCAGGACGCGGGGCGCGGCGAGGCTCCGGCAAGCGCTCGCGCCCCGGCGTCGCGGGGCGCTCCCAGGTCGCGGCGGGCCCTGGCCATCGTCGCGGGCGTGCTCGCGCTGGGCGGACTGGGCGCGGGGGCCGCGTGGCACCTGCGGCGCCCGGACGTGCCGCCCCCCGCGAGGCTCGCCGCCGCGGAGGCCGCCACGACGAAGGAGGCGAAGGTGTCCGCGCTGGACGGGCTGGGCAAGGACGTGCGCGCCACGGCGGCGGAGCTGGCTCGCGCGAGCACGCTGCTGCTCGATTCGGGCGCCCACTCGCAGGCCCTGGCGCTGGCGGAGTCCTACGCCGCGCGCTTCCCGAAGGAGGCGGAGGCGCACCTGCTGGCCGCGCGCGCCGCCACCGAGCTGCGCATGGGCAAGCGCGCCGAACGCGCCATCGACGAGGCCACCGCCCTGGCGCCCAACGACGTCCGCGCGCCCCTGGCCCTGGCCGACCTGCGGGCCCGCCAGGGCGACGTGCCGGGCGCGCTGACCGCGCTCGCGAAGGCCTACGCGCAGGCGCCGGCTTCCGCGGATGTCACCCCCCGCTACGGACAGCTCCTGTCCCAGGGGGGCCGGCTGGATGAAGCCGCCGCCGTGCTGTCCGCCTGGACGCGCCAGCACGACGACGCCGGGTCGCTGGCGGAGCTGGGCTTCGTGCGCTTCCGCCAGGAGAAGCTGGACGACGCCGTCGCCCTGCTCAAGCGCGCGCAGAGAAAGGCCCCCCACCTCGCGGTGGCCCACTCCTATCTGGGCGCCGTCCTCTTCCGGCAGGGCGACCTGCGCGGCGCCGAGCGCGAATACCGCGAGGCCGAGCGTCTGGCTCCGGACGATCCCCGCGCCCTCACCGCGCGTTGCCAACTGCACGTCCACGAAGGCAACGCCGCCGGGGTGGCCGAGGTGAAACGTACGCTGGCGGAAAGGTTCCCGGACCGGGCACCGGCGCTCGCGGCGGAGTGCGGCGGGGGGAACTAG
- a CDS encoding PHB depolymerase family esterase, which produces MHLRLLALAASSLLLTATACGSSSSPDDPPDSGPELPGTGSGDVAPADRTACSGLTVTPGTYDWTVEHGGHTRAFRVHVPTGYDATKPTPVVLSFHGFGSNEVEQEQLTGFSALADAEGFIAVYPRGLNLPEIYGRGDADSRGWNGEACCGPAQIANVDDVGFVDALLANLDTRVCTDPRRVFANGFSNGGFFSYELACKRAQRIAAIAPVSGMDGVTDCHPSRPVPVLHFHGSADPTIYYDGGANVPGGKPYPSAPESVRRFAELNGCTGPQQQTYQQGNSTCVASTGCQPASATASLCTITGGKHAWPGQPLYNDGTTDLDATLQMWRFFQARPRP; this is translated from the coding sequence ATGCACCTTCGCCTCCTCGCCCTCGCCGCGTCCAGCCTGCTGCTGACCGCCACCGCGTGCGGCTCCAGCTCCTCGCCCGACGACCCGCCTGACTCCGGACCGGAGCTTCCGGGCACGGGCTCCGGGGACGTGGCCCCCGCGGACCGCACGGCCTGCTCGGGTCTCACCGTGACGCCGGGCACCTACGACTGGACCGTCGAGCACGGCGGCCACACCCGCGCCTTCCGCGTCCACGTGCCCACCGGCTACGACGCCACGAAGCCCACGCCCGTCGTCCTCAGCTTCCACGGCTTCGGCTCCAATGAAGTGGAGCAGGAGCAGCTGACCGGCTTCTCCGCGCTGGCGGACGCGGAGGGCTTCATCGCGGTGTACCCGCGCGGCCTCAACCTCCCGGAAATCTATGGCCGCGGCGACGCGGACTCGCGCGGGTGGAACGGCGAGGCGTGCTGTGGCCCGGCGCAGATCGCCAACGTGGACGACGTGGGCTTCGTGGACGCGCTGCTCGCGAACCTGGACACCCGCGTGTGCACCGACCCGCGCCGCGTCTTCGCCAACGGCTTCTCCAATGGCGGGTTCTTCTCCTACGAGCTGGCCTGCAAGCGCGCCCAGCGCATCGCCGCCATCGCGCCCGTGTCGGGCATGGACGGCGTGACGGACTGCCACCCGTCGCGGCCCGTCCCGGTGCTCCACTTCCACGGCAGCGCCGACCCGACCATCTATTACGACGGCGGAGCGAACGTCCCGGGCGGCAAGCCCTACCCGTCCGCGCCGGAGTCCGTGCGCCGCTTCGCGGAGCTCAACGGCTGCACCGGCCCGCAGCAGCAGACGTACCAGCAGGGCAACAGCACCTGCGTGGCGTCTACGGGCTGCCAGCCGGCGAGCGCCACCGCGAGCCTGTGCACCATCACCGGCGGCAAGCATGCGTGGCCCGGCCAGCCGCTCTACAATGACGGCACGACGGACCTGGACGCGACCCTCCAGATGTGGCGCTTCTTCCAGGCGCGTCCCCGCCCCTGA
- a CDS encoding carbohydrate deacetylase → MNADDLGYDPGVTRGLLQALREGVVSSATLLVNAPDSEAAARQARGLAIGLHLNLDRGAPVAPGFPREWRTGDGGLDGSRVGELPPDVVEAEALAQLERLERLLGQAATHLDVHKHLHRHPRVLEGVARVARRAGLPVRSIHEAMRSALRARGVATNDHFVGESGEAAYWTPERFSEALASLPAEGVTEWMCHPGHLPELVTTRYAAQREVERATFVDARAREALEQAGVRPTDFRVLHADGLMRA, encoded by the coding sequence ATCAACGCCGATGACCTGGGCTACGACCCCGGCGTCACCCGGGGCCTCCTCCAGGCCCTGCGCGAGGGCGTCGTCTCCTCCGCCACCCTGCTGGTGAACGCGCCGGACTCCGAGGCCGCCGCGCGGCAGGCCCGGGGACTCGCCATCGGGTTGCACCTGAACCTGGACCGCGGCGCCCCCGTGGCCCCCGGCTTCCCGCGCGAGTGGCGCACCGGGGACGGAGGCCTCGACGGCTCACGCGTGGGCGAGCTCCCCCCGGACGTGGTGGAGGCGGAGGCGCTCGCGCAGCTGGAGCGGCTGGAGCGGCTCCTGGGCCAGGCCGCCACGCACCTGGACGTGCACAAGCACCTGCACCGGCATCCGCGGGTCCTGGAGGGCGTGGCGCGCGTCGCGAGGCGCGCGGGCCTTCCGGTGCGCTCCATCCACGAGGCCATGCGAAGCGCGCTGAGGGCCCGGGGCGTGGCCACGAACGACCACTTCGTGGGCGAGTCCGGCGAGGCGGCGTACTGGACACCGGAGCGCTTCAGCGAGGCCCTCGCGTCACTGCCCGCCGAAGGCGTCACCGAGTGGATGTGTCACCCGGGGCACCTGCCCGAGCTCGTCACCACCCGCTACGCCGCACAGCGCGAGGTGGAGCGCGCCACGTTCGTGGACGCCCGCGCACGCGAGGCACTGGAGCAGGCCGGAGTGCGCCCCACGGACTTCCGCGTCCTCCACGCGGACGGACTCATGCGGGCGTGA
- a CDS encoding ATP-binding protein — MLPPNDVEDVLSCLPQALLRVGADLRVQWCEEGFAAKTGVALAPGRPLLEALEPGRSLDALERAIREQRAHSGHVITRALRQVRVQVKPTHTDGQAGAWLVVEPSGVDDEGAFSQAVREIARAVGESLEVDRVCSAAVVALVRCAQVRRAEVFLYEEDDATLKRMAVSDLEGLDAPQDAFDPSEDPYRQALALRQPQLGIQRGYGDAVGPVFAAVPLCAPRRTVGLLLIYKEQGASFSVRELEMWSAAASQLAVAVENARLLREAQAALRVREEFMSIASHELKTPLTPLKLGLYAMERRIAAGQPVALASVLKSKRQVDRLAGLVEDLLDASRLELGRLALDSSPLEVGQLVAEVVDHFRHAFERPFTVDVPHDGVWVLGDRDRLEQVLVNLLENAHKYSPAGAPIAVRVGRTAETARIQVQDHGIGIPGADQALVFQRFYRARNVSHRNFGGLGLGLFISHSIVKMHGGALALRSREGEGSTFMLDLPRMPAHEVRRLPRRVLVLDEDAHQEAAAERTLRAEGFEVFTVQSGAEALRKATHLPVDLIVLSTSATQSPVGSFLETFATLPRARPVPILLAGDERPWWAQENAALCRRPYRAEELLAGVRNVLTRELLRTPAPVEPELPLVTPA, encoded by the coding sequence ATGCTGCCACCCAACGACGTCGAGGATGTCCTCTCGTGCCTGCCCCAAGCGCTCCTGCGCGTGGGGGCCGACCTGCGCGTCCAGTGGTGCGAGGAGGGCTTCGCGGCCAAGACGGGCGTGGCGCTCGCTCCGGGCCGCCCCCTGCTGGAGGCCCTGGAGCCCGGCCGCAGCCTGGACGCCCTGGAGCGCGCCATCCGCGAGCAGCGGGCGCACTCCGGCCATGTCATCACCCGCGCGCTCCGGCAGGTGCGCGTGCAGGTGAAGCCCACCCACACGGACGGGCAGGCCGGGGCGTGGCTGGTGGTGGAGCCGTCCGGCGTGGACGACGAGGGCGCGTTTTCACAGGCCGTGCGGGAGATTGCCCGCGCGGTGGGGGAGTCGCTGGAGGTGGACCGCGTCTGCTCGGCCGCGGTGGTGGCCCTGGTGCGGTGCGCCCAGGTCCGCCGCGCGGAGGTGTTCCTCTACGAAGAGGACGACGCGACGCTCAAGCGCATGGCGGTGTCGGACCTGGAGGGCCTGGACGCGCCCCAGGACGCGTTCGACCCGTCGGAAGACCCCTACCGGCAGGCCCTGGCCCTGCGCCAGCCGCAGCTGGGCATCCAGCGCGGCTACGGCGACGCGGTGGGCCCGGTGTTCGCGGCGGTGCCGCTGTGCGCGCCGCGCCGCACGGTGGGGCTCCTGCTCATCTACAAGGAACAGGGTGCCTCGTTCTCCGTGCGCGAGCTGGAGATGTGGAGCGCGGCGGCCAGCCAGCTGGCGGTGGCGGTGGAGAACGCGCGCCTGCTGCGCGAGGCCCAGGCCGCCCTGCGCGTGCGCGAGGAGTTCATGTCCATCGCGTCGCACGAGCTGAAGACGCCGCTCACGCCGCTGAAGCTGGGCCTGTACGCCATGGAGCGCCGCATCGCCGCGGGTCAGCCGGTGGCGCTCGCGAGCGTGCTCAAGTCCAAGCGGCAGGTGGACCGGCTCGCGGGGCTGGTGGAGGACCTGCTGGACGCGAGCCGCCTGGAGCTGGGGCGGCTGGCGCTGGACTCGTCGCCGCTGGAGGTGGGCCAGCTGGTGGCGGAGGTGGTGGACCACTTCCGCCATGCCTTCGAGCGCCCCTTCACGGTGGACGTGCCGCACGACGGCGTCTGGGTGCTGGGCGACAGGGACCGGCTGGAGCAGGTGCTGGTGAACCTGCTGGAGAACGCGCACAAGTACAGCCCGGCGGGGGCGCCCATCGCGGTGCGGGTGGGGCGCACGGCGGAGACGGCGCGCATCCAGGTGCAGGACCACGGCATCGGGATTCCGGGCGCGGACCAGGCGCTGGTGTTCCAGCGCTTCTACCGGGCGCGCAATGTGTCGCACCGGAACTTCGGCGGGCTGGGGCTGGGGCTGTTCATCAGCCACTCCATCGTGAAGATGCACGGCGGCGCGCTGGCGCTGCGCAGCCGCGAGGGCGAGGGCTCCACGTTCATGCTGGACCTGCCGCGCATGCCCGCGCACGAGGTGCGCAGGCTGCCCCGGCGCGTGCTGGTGCTGGACGAGGACGCGCACCAGGAGGCCGCGGCGGAGCGCACCCTGCGGGCGGAGGGCTTCGAGGTGTTCACCGTGCAGAGCGGCGCGGAGGCCCTGCGCAAGGCGACGCACCTGCCGGTGGACCTCATCGTCCTGTCCACGAGCGCCACGCAGTCCCCGGTGGGCAGCTTCCTGGAGACGTTCGCCACGCTGCCCCGCGCGCGGCCGGTGCCCATCCTGCTGGCGGGGGATGAGCGGCCGTGGTGGGCGCAGGAGAACGCCGCGCTGTGCCGCCGGCCGTACCGCGCGGAGGAGCTGCTCGCGGGCGTGCGCAACGTGCTGACGCGCGAGCTGCTCCGCACGCCGGCGCCGGTGGAGCCGGAGCTCCCGCTCGTCACGCCCGCATGA
- the queF gene encoding preQ(1) synthase: MPSQPSKEIQTFPNPAADRDYEIAFDVPEFTCLCPLTGQPDFARFTIKYVPDQLCVELKSLKLYMWSYRNEGAFHEKVTNTIADDIIKAIQPRKLTVVGDFFVRGGIGTIVTVTHDKKQQA; the protein is encoded by the coding sequence ATGCCCTCTCAGCCGTCCAAGGAAATCCAGACCTTCCCCAACCCCGCCGCCGATCGCGACTATGAAATCGCCTTCGACGTGCCGGAGTTCACCTGCCTGTGCCCGCTGACGGGCCAGCCGGACTTCGCGCGCTTCACCATCAAGTACGTGCCGGATCAGCTGTGTGTGGAGCTCAAGAGCCTGAAGCTCTACATGTGGTCCTACCGCAACGAGGGCGCCTTCCACGAGAAGGTGACCAACACCATCGCGGACGACATCATCAAGGCCATCCAGCCGCGCAAGCTCACGGTGGTGGGCGACTTCTTCGTGCGCGGCGGTATCGGGACCATCGTCACCGTGACGCACGACAAGAAGCAGCAGGCCTGA
- a CDS encoding serine/threonine-protein kinase: MALVYRGLHELLQREVAIKELLPEGQRDQEALSRFRREALALAAFRHQNIVTLYDLVEKNDSLFMVMEFVDGPTLHSLIKDGPLPPDVAAVIGARIASALDHAHFRRIIHRDLKPANVMLTKSGEVKLMDFGIAKDVSLEALTQQGMAVGTPSYMSPEQVTGAPIDARTDIFSLGVLLYEALSGVRPFVGKTAGEVFARIRDGKFTPLQKVAPHVPPPLARIVKRALSVRPEARFPDAAAMRRELDLFLAHEVRVSHPALLVAFLRYREKLTETEALAHLTQQELGVLDVFATKKPARAPRKLKWVLASLAAGIAAAGTGLYLSQAQWVPLLEKLTR, from the coding sequence ATGGCGCTGGTGTATCGCGGCCTCCACGAGCTGCTCCAGCGCGAGGTCGCCATCAAGGAGCTGCTCCCCGAGGGCCAGCGCGACCAGGAGGCCCTGTCCCGCTTCCGGCGTGAGGCGCTCGCGCTCGCCGCGTTCCGCCACCAGAACATCGTCACGCTCTATGACCTGGTGGAGAAGAACGACAGCCTCTTCATGGTCATGGAGTTCGTGGACGGCCCCACCCTCCACTCCCTCATCAAGGACGGCCCGCTGCCACCGGACGTCGCCGCCGTCATCGGCGCGCGCATCGCCAGCGCGCTCGACCACGCGCACTTCCGCCGCATCATCCACCGCGACCTGAAGCCCGCGAACGTCATGCTCACCAAGTCCGGTGAGGTGAAGCTGATGGACTTCGGCATCGCCAAGGATGTCAGCCTCGAAGCCCTCACCCAGCAGGGCATGGCCGTGGGGACGCCGTCGTACATGTCCCCGGAGCAGGTGACCGGCGCGCCCATCGACGCGAGAACCGACATCTTCTCGCTCGGCGTGCTCCTCTACGAGGCCCTCTCCGGCGTCCGCCCCTTCGTGGGCAAGACCGCGGGCGAGGTCTTCGCCCGCATCCGCGACGGCAAGTTCACGCCGCTCCAGAAGGTGGCCCCGCATGTGCCGCCGCCGCTCGCGCGCATCGTGAAGCGCGCGCTGTCGGTGCGGCCGGAGGCCCGCTTCCCGGACGCCGCGGCCATGCGCCGCGAGCTGGACCTGTTCCTCGCCCACGAGGTGCGCGTGTCCCATCCCGCGCTGCTCGTGGCCTTCCTGCGCTACCGCGAGAAGCTCACCGAGACCGAAGCGCTGGCGCACCTCACCCAGCAGGAGCTGGGCGTGCTGGACGTCTTCGCCACGAAGAAGCCCGCGCGCGCCCCGCGCAAGCTCAAGTGGGTGCTGGCCTCGCTCGCCGCCGGCATCGCGGCGGCGGGCACCGGCCTCTACCTGTCCCAGGCCCAGTGGGTGCCGCTCCTGGAGAAGCTCACCCGCTGA
- a CDS encoding Ppx/GppA phosphatase family protein, which translates to MALPARPTPPPVLAAIDVGTNAVRLELARPDAEGSLETLHQERDPIRPGEGVFTTGEMPPGTADRLLSTLRRYAALCRRHKAQVRAVATSALREARNRADIVRRVHEEAGLELEVVSGKEEARLICLGVLHRKPANARSLLVDIGGGSTEVAIATGEKPDELWSLALGSVRLTEVFDTSRAVTPKQLRLMRSFVEETLHKTLPEKLPALPRVALGSSGTIGAVVGFAAADNGGNATVRQLTQTVEALAKMPPERRRKRFDPRRADIIVSGAVILEGVARHLGVESVSVVNRGLRDGVLVDLLYRQDESREDHSLADAALVMGQRFRFDEKHARQVARLSLALFDGLAALHQLPLSVRQHLEVAALLHDIGTAVSYERHHRHTYYLIHNADIPGLADHEREIIARVARYHRRSLPELAHSGMAGLTPSEARRVRKLATLLRLANALDHSHHQPIRDFKVTDGREAVTLHLHARQPLDLELWNAEREVAAFRKVFGKRLAFQIHTTGR; encoded by the coding sequence ATGGCCCTTCCCGCACGTCCCACCCCGCCCCCCGTCCTCGCCGCCATCGATGTGGGCACCAACGCCGTGCGCCTGGAGCTGGCCCGCCCGGACGCCGAGGGCTCGCTCGAAACCCTCCACCAGGAGCGGGACCCCATCCGCCCCGGCGAGGGGGTCTTCACCACCGGCGAGATGCCCCCGGGGACCGCTGACAGGCTGCTGTCCACGCTGCGCCGCTACGCCGCCCTCTGCCGCCGCCACAAGGCCCAGGTGCGCGCCGTCGCCACCAGCGCCCTGCGGGAGGCCCGCAACCGCGCGGACATCGTGCGCCGCGTGCACGAGGAGGCCGGCCTGGAGCTGGAGGTCGTCAGCGGCAAGGAGGAGGCGCGCCTCATCTGCCTGGGCGTGCTGCACCGCAAGCCCGCCAACGCCCGCTCGCTCCTCGTGGACATCGGCGGGGGCAGCACGGAGGTCGCCATCGCCACCGGTGAGAAGCCCGACGAGCTCTGGAGCCTCGCCCTGGGCTCCGTGCGGCTCACCGAGGTCTTCGACACCTCGCGCGCCGTGACTCCCAAGCAGCTGCGGCTGATGCGGAGCTTCGTGGAGGAGACCCTCCACAAGACGCTCCCGGAGAAGCTCCCTGCCCTGCCCCGCGTGGCGCTGGGCTCGTCCGGCACCATTGGCGCGGTGGTGGGCTTCGCCGCCGCGGACAACGGAGGCAACGCCACCGTGCGCCAGCTCACCCAGACCGTGGAGGCCCTGGCGAAGATGCCGCCGGAGCGCCGGCGCAAGCGCTTCGACCCGCGCCGCGCGGACATCATCGTCTCTGGCGCCGTCATCCTGGAGGGCGTCGCGCGCCACCTGGGCGTGGAGTCCGTCAGCGTCGTCAACCGCGGCCTGCGCGACGGCGTGCTGGTGGACCTGCTCTACCGCCAGGACGAATCGCGCGAGGACCACAGCCTGGCGGACGCGGCCCTCGTCATGGGCCAGCGCTTCCGCTTCGACGAGAAGCACGCCCGTCAGGTGGCCCGCCTGTCCCTGGCCCTCTTCGACGGGCTGGCCGCGCTGCACCAGCTGCCCCTGTCCGTGCGCCAGCACCTGGAGGTCGCCGCGCTGCTCCACGACATCGGCACGGCGGTCAGCTACGAGCGCCACCACCGCCACACGTACTACCTCATCCACAACGCGGACATCCCGGGCCTGGCGGACCACGAGCGGGAGATCATCGCGCGCGTCGCCCGCTACCACCGGCGCTCGCTGCCGGAGCTGGCCCACTCCGGCATGGCCGGGCTCACCCCGTCCGAAGCCCGGCGCGTGCGCAAGCTGGCCACGCTCTTGCGCCTGGCGAACGCGCTGGACCACAGCCACCACCAGCCCATCCGCGACTTCAAGGTGACGGACGGCCGCGAGGCGGTGACGCTGCACCTGCACGCCCGCCAGCCGCTCGACCTGGAGCTGTGGAACGCCGAGCGGGAGGTCGCCGCCTTCCGCAAGGTGTTCGGCAAGCGGCTCGCCTTCCAGATCCACACCACCGGGCGCTAG